Below is a genomic region from Salinirussus salinus.
GCCCTGGTGGGCACACCAGTTGGTGTAGGCGAGATACTCCCCCTCGACCCGGAACACGCCGATCTCCCGGCCCTCGAGCTCGACGACCAGGTGGTCGCCGTCGTCGAGTTCGTCGGCCCCACAGACGACGTGGTCGCTCATACGGAGAGTCCAAAGGCCTCCTTGGCGTTCCCGGAGAGCACCTGCCGTCGGTCGTCCCCGGAGAACTGCCGGAGGAAGCGGTCGATGGCCGACGGGTCGTCGAAGTCGTAGTGGGGGTAGTCGGTCGCGAACAGCAGCGACTCCGTGCCGATGATGTCGAGTACCTGCTTCATGTGGGTCGGGTCGTCGAACTCCTCGACGGGCTGTGTCGAGAAGTAGAACCGGTCACGGATGTACTGTTCCGGACTCTTCTCCAGGTACGGGACCTCCTGGCGCCACTGGCCGTACTCGCGGTTCATCCGCCCCATGAGGAAGGGAAGCCAGCCGACCCCGCCCTCCATCATCACGAAGTCGAGGTCGGGGAACTTCTCCGGGACGCCCTGGGAGATGAGGCTGACAGTCGCCTCCTGGACCGCCCATCCCAGCGCCAGCGAGTGCCAGGCGAAGAGGTTCTCGAGGTCGCGGAGGTGGGTCGCCTTCTGGATGTAGTTCGAGGTGTGAAACGCCGGCGTCAGGTCGTTGTCCTCCAGCGCCTGGAAGATGACGTCGTGACTCGGGTCGCCGGCGGGCTTCTGGTAGTTCGTGCCGTAGTAGACGAACCCGCCGACGATCTGGTCCTCGTCGCCGAGGCGGTCGATCTCCTCGGCCGTTCGAACCGGGTCCTGCAGCGAGAGCGTCATCAGCCCGCGGTAGTCGTCGTCGTGATCCAGAAATTCCTCGACCAGCACGTCGTTGATCCCGCGCATCTCCTCGATAGCGCGGTCGGTCTTGAACAGGGTATCCACGAGGCCGATGACGTTGAGGATCGGGTAGTCGACGCCCAGCCCCTCGACGAGGTCTTCCTGCACCATCTGCCGGTGGGGTAACCCCCGACCGACGTGGAAGGACTTGCGCCCGCCGAGCGGTTTCGGGAGCCCCGGCGACGGTTTCCGGTATCGCGCGGGCGTCTCCTCGGGGTCCGCGTAACCCGCCCACGGTTCGTCCATCCGCTGTGCGACCTGGCGCTGGACGTTCTCGGCGTAGCTGACGTGGACGTCGCAGTCCACGACTTCCACGTCCGCGAACTCCGCCTGCGTCTCGTTCGTGGTTTCCGTTGCCATGTGACATGGCAAAAGACAACAAAAAATAAAAGTACCCCAGCGGATCGGAGCGACATGGCCGACCGACCGGAGTGGTGGGACACGAACGAGGCCATCCGCGACCGCCTCGACCTCCCCGAGTACGAGCCCCCGCGACTCGCCGACGGGACCTACACCCACGAGGTCGTGCCCGAACTCGAGCGCGTCTGTAACTGCACTATCCGGTTCATCGGCATCAACACGACCTTTCCCGAGGACTGGGAGCTCCGGGTCGACGGCCGGACCGTCCGGCCGGTCGAGCGCCGGCGTGACGCCAACGGCAACACGGTGTACGGACTCACGGCGGCAGAGCTACGGGAGACCGTGCGGGGCACCGTTACCGGGCAGTGCTGACTGCACTCCGTGACCGGCTCCGGGGTCGACTCGGAGCGCTCCAGGGAGGCCGTCCCCCCACCGGCGAGGATCTCGTAGAGAGCGGCCCGAACCTCCGGGCCCCGAGAGCGAAACGCGAAAGGCCCGCTCGCCGCTACGGGGACCCATGAGTGAGGAGTCAGACACCGGCGGTGACGGCCCCGCTAGCGACGACCGCGAGGGCGGCGACCGGCAGGAGGGGACGTTCGTCGTCACACACGTCGACGAGGGGACGGCAGTCCTGCAGGACGTCCACAGCGGCGGGGTCCACACGCTCGCGGAGAACCCCGACCTGGACGTCTACGAGGTGCTCGAGGCAACCCTGGCGGTCCAGCCGCCGATGGAGGTCGTCTGGACGGTCGCCGAGATACACGACCGCCGGACAATCGACGTCGAACACAGCCCCGAGCGGCCCACACAGCAGGCACGGGAGCTGGCGGCCGACCAGGAGGTTGGGGAGCTGACCACCCGCGAGCGGGCCGGCGAGGGAGAACTCCACGTCATCTCGGTCCCGCCCGAGCGGACCGAGCAGGCCGCGACCGACGTGGTCGAGGACGAGGCGACGCTGACCCGGGCGGCCAGGCTGGGCGTCGGACGGGTTGAGGTGCGGGCCGCCGACGGCGTCCTCAGCGTGCGCTACCTGCCCTGACGGGCCCGGGCGACCGGGGCCGGCTGTGCCCGAACGAGCGGCGCCCGACACCGGGCCACAAGCACCGCCCGACACCGGGTCACAAGCACCAGCCGGCGGGGCCGAAGACGATTACCGAAGGCTTATTCCAGCCGGTCGCACACCAAGGCGCATGGTCGATGTCACGGTGCCGGACGCCGACTACGAGCCCTACACGAACCGCCAGCTGGCGCTGGTGCCCGTGGCGGTGCTGGTCCTCGCGCTCGTGGTCATCGGCGGCTGGTACGTGATGAACGGGACGCCGGTCGAGCTCGGCTTCGATTTCACCGGCGGCTCCGAGGTCCGGTTTACGACTGGCGCCTCCCTCGAACAGGTGCGGGCGACTTTCGAGGGGATCCCCGTCGAGTCCGTCCAGCCCGCCTCGGGCGACACGTTCATCCTGACGACGCAGGCGACCGATACGGCTGCCATCGAAGAGCTCGCCCGGGGGGCCGGCTACGAGATCGAGCAGGTCCAGAGCCGGTCGGCGACGTTCGGAGCCAGCGCCCAGCAGGAGGCGCTCATCGGGCTGGTCGTCGCCTTCGTCGGGATGAGCGTGCTCGTCGGGCTCATGTTCCGGACCTTCATCCCCTCCATCGCCGTCGTCCTCTCCGCCTTCTCGGACATCGTGATCCCGATCGCGGTGATGAATCTCCTCGGGATGCAGCTCACGCTCGGCGTGGTCGCCGCGCTGTTGATGCTGATCGGGTACTCGGTCGACTCGGACATCCTGCTGAACAACCACATCCTCCGGCGGCGCGGTGGCTTCTACGAGAGCGCCTACCGCGCCCGGCGGACCGGAGTCACGATGACCCTGACCTCCATCTCCGCGATGGTCGTCATGGGCGTCGTCTCGGCGGTGCTCGCGATCCCGCTGTTGCCGGCCATCGGGCTGATCCTCGCCGTCGGGCTGACCGCCGACCTGATGAACACCTACCTGCTGAACATGAGCCTGCTGCGCTACTACAAGTACGAGGGGGTCGCGAAATGAGCCCCGACCTCGACCTCCGCGAGAACTGGCGGATCACCCTGCTCGTCCTGCTGCTGGTGACCAGCGGGGTGTTGCTTTTCGTGCCCTCCGGCGAGACCGAAGGACCGACGAACCTCCAGTACGGGCTGGAACTCGACGGCGGCACGCGCCTGCGGGCCGAACTGGTCGGCATGACAGCCGAGGGCGTCGGCGGGGTCACCGCCGACAACGTCGGCGATGTCGAACAGGGGGTCGCGGCCGAGCTCGGGCTCGACCAGATCGACGTGACCGTCCGCCGAACCACCCAGTCGACGGCCACTGTCGAGGTGTTCGACGAAAACGTCACCCAGTCCGAGTTCGTCGCCGCGCTGCAGGCGGTCGGGGTCGACGCCTCGGGCGAGGACATCCGGAGCGGCGTCACCGAGCAGACCAGGGAGACGGCGACGGGCGTGCTGGAGCGGCGGATCAACCAGGGCGGGCTGACCGGCGGGACCGTGTCGACGGTCACCTCCGGCGGCGGTGACGTCTTCGTCGTCGCGGAGGTACCGGGCGCGAACCGGTCGGAGGTGTTACAGCTCATCGGCGAGCCCGGCCGGATCCAGATCGTGGCGGCCTACCCGACCGAGGTCGACAACGAGACCGTCACCCGGCGGACACCGCTTCTGACACAGGGTGACTTTGCCGGTATCCGACCGGCCCAGCAGGCCAGCCAGGGGAACCCGCCGCGGGTGCCGGTGACGCTGACCGAGCCCGCCGCCGCGAACTTCACGAACGCCATGCAGAACTTCGGCTTCACCGGACCGGGGGTCAACGCCTGCGACCAGGAGGCCGCCTATAATGGCTCGGAGGACGTCGGGTACTGCCTGCTGACCGTCGTCGACGGTGACGTGACCTACGCGGCCGACATGAGCGCGGGGCTGGCAGGGGACCTGCGACCCGGCCCCGACGGGGAGGCGGCGTTCCTGCAGACCCGCGGGTTCAGCATGAACACCCGCACCTTCTCCGAGGCCCAGAACCTGAAGCTCAACCTCGAGTCGGGCGCGCTGCCGACCGAACTCGACATCCAGTCACAGCTGTTTCTCGCCCCCAGCCTCGCCCAGGCGTTCAAGCCGCTGGCGCTGCTGACCGGGCTGGCCGCGTGGCTGACCGTCACGGGGGTCATCTTCTACCGCTACCGCGAGCCCCGGGTCGCCATCCCGATGCTCGGGACCGCCATCGCCGAGGTGTTCATCCTGCTCGGCTTCGCGGCCGCGGTCGGGCTGGCGCTCGACCTCTCGCACATCGCCGGCTTCATCGCCGTCATCGGGACGGGGGTGGACGACCTGGTGATCATCGCCGACGAGGTCCTCCAGCGCGGGGAGATCAAGACCGGCCGGGTGTTCCAGAACCGCTTCCGGAAGGCGTTCTGGGTGATCGGTGCCGCCGCCGCGACCACGATCATCGCGATGAGTCCGCTGGCCGTGTTGAGCCTCGGTGACCTCCAGGGCTTCGCCATCGTCACCATCGTCGGCGTCCTCATCGGCGTGCTCATCACCCGGCCGGCCTACGGGAACATCCTCCGGAACCTCCTGCTCGAGGAGTGAGGCGGGGCCCACCGGCCCACGGGCAGTCGACGGGCGGCTCCGACTGCCTGCAGCCCTCGCCGACGGCTCACAACCGTCACCGACAAGCACGCTCCCCTCCGAGTGGCGGGCATGATCCGCAACCTCGCCGCCACCGTTCAGGGTTTCACCAGCAACGTCTTCCTCGTGACCGGCGAGCGGACAGTGTTAGTCGACGCTGGCAACGGCTTCGACGTCGCGAGCGGGGTCCGCGAGTACGCCGACGGGCTCGACGCGCTCGTGCTCACCCACACCCACTCAGACCACGTCGGGAACCTCCCGGACGTGGTCGAGGACTTCGGCGTCGACGTCTGGGGGTACGACACCGACCAGGACGGGGTCGACCGCCAACTCACCGAGGACGAGCCCGTCCAGCTCGGCGACGACAGCTACGAGGTCATCCACACGCCCGGCCACAAGAACGACCACGTCTGCCTGTACGCACCCGAATCCGGGGTCCTGTTCGCGGGCGACCTGGTCTTCGCCAACGGCGGCTTCGGCCGGACCGACCTCGCGGAGGGGAACCGCGAGCTGCTCATCGACAGCATTCAGCGGCTGCTCGAGCGGGTCGACCATCTGGAGGAGATGCACACCGGCCACGGCCCCAGCGTCGACCACAACCCGCGGCAGGACATCGAACTCGCCCTGCAGGCCGCCCGGATGCGGTAGTCGGGGCTACTCGACAGTCGCCGGCTACCAGCCCGCGGCCGCCAGCAGCTCGTCGTAGGCCGCGCCGTAGGCGCGTGCGACCGTCTCCGGGTCCGAGCGCTCCTCGCCCGAAAGCGCCGGCAGGTCGACCGTCGTCACGGGGTCGACCAGGTCCATCACGTCCCCGACGTGCTCCTCGAGTTGCCCCTCGCGGGGGCCGCCCGCGGCGACCGCACACCCCTTCCGGTAGCGGTCGCCGTCGACGACCCGGACCCGTGTCGGCTCCACGACCGCGACGGCGTCGGGGCCGAGGTCCTGGAGCGGCCGGGCCACGTCGCCGTAGGACTCCACGACCGCCCGGTCGACGGCCGCGACGTCCTCGCCGACGGCGTCGACCGCCGGCAGGTGGTACCGCTCCATGGCGCGGTTCAGTTCCGCCAGCGAGTCGACGGCAACGGCGTCCGCCAGCGGGAGCCCCTCGCGGAGCCGGTCGGGGAGCCGGCGGTCGCCGTTGACGACGTAGCGGTCGCCGGCGCGGTCGACCAGGAATGTGCGTCCCTCGCGACCCAGCGGCCCCGACCGGCCGGGGGTGGGCTCCCAGAGCCGGTGGACGGGGTTGATCGCCTCGGGCGCCAGGTCGCCGGGGCTGGCGGCCGCGAGCCGGCGGGCGTCCTTGCCGAACAGCCGGCCCCGCTCGACGGCGTGACGGTAGTCGTCGTGGTCGAACCACCGGTCGTTGCCGGCGCGGGGCTTGAAGCCGACGGCACCGGTGCGGGCGAGCAGCCCCGTCGAGAAGATGGTCTTGCCGGCGTCGACCTCCCGGGCGCCCGCGACGAGCACCGTCATGCGAGGCCGTAGCGGCCCGGCTCGTCGTCGGCTTCGGGCTCGGCGAAGACGAGCGCCTCGCGGTTGACGACCATCCACGGGATCGCCCAGTCGAGCAGGACGTCCTCGGTGGCCCGGTCGAGGTCGGCGTCGGGTTCGAGCCCCTGGAGGAGCCGGGCCACCTCGTAGACGGTGTAGAGCTTGTCCTCGTCGAGCACTTCCTCGGGTTCCCGGAAGGAAAGCGGTCGTACGTCGTCGACGGCGGAGCGCGGGACTGGCATAGCGGGCGAAGGCCGCGCCCGCCGGTAAACACACCGATCGCGACACGCCGGCCGCGGCGTCCACAGCCGTCCGGTTTCTCCCACATATTTGTGCCAGCAGCCCCAACGAAGGGCAATGGGTGACGGGTCGCCGGACCTGCGGGAGGCGGTCGTCGACGCAGTCGGTGACCCGCTGGTCGTCGTCGACGACGGACTGGTCCTCGACGCCAACGGGGCGTTCCGGGAGTGGTTCGGAACCGAGGAGCCGACCGGCGAGGCGCTGGCGGCCGTTCTCGGCGAGCAGCCGGCCCTGTGTGAGCAGATCGAGGCCGGACAGGAAGGGGTCGTCGAGGCCGAAACCGCGGCCGGAAGCCGGCGCCTCGAAGTCAGTCTCTCGCCCGTCCGCGACGGGGGCGAGCGGGTCGGGCGGCTCGCTCACCTCCGCGACGAGACCGACCGCGAGCGGCGGTGTGACCGCCTGGAGCGGGAGAACGCACGGCTCGACCGGTTCGCGAGCGTCATCTCCCATGACCTCCGGAACCCGCTGGACGTCGCGCTGGGGCGGACGAACGCCCTCAGAGAGCGGGTCGACGACCCCGATATCGCCGAGGAGCTTGCGGAGATACGCGACGCCCACGACCGGATGCGCCGGATCATCACCGACGTGCTCAGCCTCGCCAGGGAGGGCGAGGAGATCGACAGCACGGAACCCGTCAGCGTCGGAACCCTGGCGGAGGAGGCCTGGTCGACCGTCGCGACCGGGGACGCGACGGTAGCGACCGAGGTCGACCGCGTCGTCTCCGCGGACCGGGACCGGCTGGCCCAGGTCTTCGAGAACCTCTTTCGCAACGCGGTCCAGCACGCCGGCCCCGAGGTGGCCGTCACGGTCGGCTCCCTCGAGGACGGCTTCTACGTGGCCGACGACGGACCCGGGATCCCTCACGAGGACCGCGAGCGCGTGCTCGAGCCAGGGTACACCGCCAGCGGGTCCGGGACCGGCCTCGGGCTGGCGATCGTCAGGAAAGTCGTCGACGCCCACGGCTGGGACCTGGCGGTGACGGAGTCCGCAGCGGGCGGTGCGCGCTTCAAGGTGTCCGGGGTCGACCCCGAGCGCGACTGAGGAGCGAGCCGCCACGCGGCCGGAGTGCTGGCGGTCGCTACGGGCGGCCGGCTGGGCTACGATTGGTTAACCAAGCAACACCACTATACCCGATGAGGTGATACGGGGGCGCGTGTTGTCGAGACTACGCCAGCGACTGCAGGCCCGGTTCGGGAACGGCGAGCCGGAACAGAACGGCGAGAGGCCCGAGCCGCGGGAACGGGAGACGGGGTCGCTGCTCCACACCTGCCCGGACTGCGGGGAGGTCTACCTGAGTGAGGGGCCGCGAACCTGCTCGACGTGTGACCGGCAGACGGTTCCGGCCCGGGGGAACGAGTAATCGACGCGCGGGTGCGGAGCCGGTGCCCCCGGAGACCGGCCGGCTTAAGAGCCGGGCCGGCGGAGTCCGGGTATGGACGCCACGACGATCCACGTGTGTCTGAACGTCTCGGACGCCGACCGCCTCGCCGACTGGTACGTCGAGAATCTCGGCTTCGAGCGCTCCTGGGAGTTCACCACCGCCGACGGAACCGGCCGGAACGTCTACGTCGCCGACGGCGACGGCTTCGAGCTCCAGCTCTCGGACACGGAGGGCGAAAGCGAGTTCGAGCAGGGGACCGCCTGGGACCACGTCGCTGTCGGCGTCGAGGACGTGGACGCGGCCTTCGAAGCCATCGACCACCACGGCGTCGTGAAAGAGCCCGGCGACCAGCCCGAAGCCGGGGCCCGGACCGCCTTCGTCGAGGACCCCGACGGCCACGTCGTCGAGCTGGTCGAGCCCCTCGAAGAGTAGTCCTCGAGGAGAGGGAGTCCGGCCGCTGGAGCAGTCAGTCCAGCGCCTCGCGGACCTTCTCGACGGGATGTGGCGGGCGCTCGCCGCCCTCCCGGTCGCCGAGCTGGGTGCGACAGGACGCGCCGGGGGCGACGACCGTCTCGCCGGGGCTCTCCTCGACTTTCTCGAAGAGGATCCGGCCGATGGCCTTCGAGAGGTCGTAGTGTTCGGCCTCGTAGCCGAAGGAGCCGGCCATCCCGCAACAGCCCGAGTCGAGTTCGTCGACGTCGTAGCCGACCCGGCGCAGCGCGGCGGCGGCGTGGTGGTCGCGGTTGAGCGCCTTCTGGTTGCAGTGGCCGTGGTAGGTCAGCGTCTCCGCGGGCGCGTCGGCGTCGAGATGGTCGTGGACCCGGTGGGTGTGGAGGTACTCGCAGACCCCGTACGCGCCCGCCGCGACCGCCTCGACGGCCTCGCCATCGAGCATATCGAGGTACTCGTCCTGGAACATCACGGCGTCGGAGGGCTCGACGAACAGCACCGACCAGCCCGCCTCCACGCGGTCGGCGAGTGCGTCGACGTTCGTCCGGGCGCGCTCGCCGGCCTCGTCGAGCAGCCCCATCGAGAAGGCCGCCCGGCCGCTCGGCGCGACGTCGTCGGGGTCGAGCACCTCGACGTGGACTCCCGCGGCCTCGAGCACCTCGACGGCCGCCTTTCCGGGTTCGGGGTAGCTGTAGTTGGTGTAGGTATCGGGAAAGAGGAGCACCCGGTCCCGGGCCTCTGCCTCCGGGACACCGGGGCCACGTGCCCGGAACCAGTCGACCAGCGTCTCCCGGCGGAAGGTCGGCAGGGCCCGTTCGGGCGCGACCCCGAACAGCTTCTCGCCGAGGAAGTCGGCGCCGGGCAGCTTCTGGGCCCAGTTGGAGACGGGCGCGAGCGCACTTCCGAGCCGGCTGACGCGGTCGACGTTACCGAACAGGCGGTCCCGGCGGGTGGTCCCCTCCTCCTGGTGGTACTCGTGTTTGAGTTCGGCTTTCAGCTTCGCCATGTCCACGCCTGTCGGACAGTCGCTCGCACAGCCCTTGCAGCCGACACAGAGGTCGAGTACCTCCTCCTGGAAGCGGTCGGAGTAGAGCTCCTCCTCGGGGAGTTCGCCGCTGATGGCCGCCCGGAGGATGTTCGCCCGGCCGCGGGTGGCCTGGACCTCCTCGCGGGAGGCCCGGAAGGTGGGGCACATCGTGTTCGAGTCGGTCTGCCGGCAGGTGCCACAGCCGTTACAGAGCTCGACGAGATGCGAGAAGCCACCCTCGTCCTCGAAGTCCAGAGCGGTCTGTGGCTCGAGTGACTGGTAGTCGGGGCCGTAACGGAGGTGCTCGCGCATGTCCGCGCCGACGCCGCGGTCGCTGTCCGGGCCGACATCCTCGGAGCCGTCGCGGTAGACGACG
It encodes:
- a CDS encoding amidohydrolase family protein is translated as MATETTNETQAEFADVEVVDCDVHVSYAENVQRQVAQRMDEPWAGYADPEETPARYRKPSPGLPKPLGGRKSFHVGRGLPHRQMVQEDLVEGLGVDYPILNVIGLVDTLFKTDRAIEEMRGINDVLVEEFLDHDDDYRGLMTLSLQDPVRTAEEIDRLGDEDQIVGGFVYYGTNYQKPAGDPSHDVIFQALEDNDLTPAFHTSNYIQKATHLRDLENLFAWHSLALGWAVQEATVSLISQGVPEKFPDLDFVMMEGGVGWLPFLMGRMNREYGQWRQEVPYLEKSPEQYIRDRFYFSTQPVEEFDDPTHMKQVLDIIGTESLLFATDYPHYDFDDPSAIDRFLRQFSGDDRRQVLSGNAKEAFGLSV
- a CDS encoding DUF5812 family protein — encoded protein: MSEESDTGGDGPASDDREGGDRQEGTFVVTHVDEGTAVLQDVHSGGVHTLAENPDLDVYEVLEATLAVQPPMEVVWTVAEIHDRRTIDVEHSPERPTQQARELAADQEVGELTTRERAGEGELHVISVPPERTEQAATDVVEDEATLTRAARLGVGRVEVRAADGVLSVRYLP
- the secF gene encoding protein translocase subunit SecF gives rise to the protein MVDVTVPDADYEPYTNRQLALVPVAVLVLALVVIGGWYVMNGTPVELGFDFTGGSEVRFTTGASLEQVRATFEGIPVESVQPASGDTFILTTQATDTAAIEELARGAGYEIEQVQSRSATFGASAQQEALIGLVVAFVGMSVLVGLMFRTFIPSIAVVLSAFSDIVIPIAVMNLLGMQLTLGVVAALLMLIGYSVDSDILLNNHILRRRGGFYESAYRARRTGVTMTLTSISAMVVMGVVSAVLAIPLLPAIGLILAVGLTADLMNTYLLNMSLLRYYKYEGVAK
- a CDS encoding preprotein translocase subunit SecD: MSPDLDLRENWRITLLVLLLVTSGVLLFVPSGETEGPTNLQYGLELDGGTRLRAELVGMTAEGVGGVTADNVGDVEQGVAAELGLDQIDVTVRRTTQSTATVEVFDENVTQSEFVAALQAVGVDASGEDIRSGVTEQTRETATGVLERRINQGGLTGGTVSTVTSGGGDVFVVAEVPGANRSEVLQLIGEPGRIQIVAAYPTEVDNETVTRRTPLLTQGDFAGIRPAQQASQGNPPRVPVTLTEPAAANFTNAMQNFGFTGPGVNACDQEAAYNGSEDVGYCLLTVVDGDVTYAADMSAGLAGDLRPGPDGEAAFLQTRGFSMNTRTFSEAQNLKLNLESGALPTELDIQSQLFLAPSLAQAFKPLALLTGLAAWLTVTGVIFYRYREPRVAIPMLGTAIAEVFILLGFAAAVGLALDLSHIAGFIAVIGTGVDDLVIIADEVLQRGEIKTGRVFQNRFRKAFWVIGAAAATTIIAMSPLAVLSLGDLQGFAIVTIVGVLIGVLITRPAYGNILRNLLLEE
- a CDS encoding MBL fold metallo-hydrolase — encoded protein: MIRNLAATVQGFTSNVFLVTGERTVLVDAGNGFDVASGVREYADGLDALVLTHTHSDHVGNLPDVVEDFGVDVWGYDTDQDGVDRQLTEDEPVQLGDDSYEVIHTPGHKNDHVCLYAPESGVLFAGDLVFANGGFGRTDLAEGNRELLIDSIQRLLERVDHLEEMHTGHGPSVDHNPRQDIELALQAARMR
- a CDS encoding ATPase; the protein is MTVLVAGAREVDAGKTIFSTGLLARTGAVGFKPRAGNDRWFDHDDYRHAVERGRLFGKDARRLAAASPGDLAPEAINPVHRLWEPTPGRSGPLGREGRTFLVDRAGDRYVVNGDRRLPDRLREGLPLADAVAVDSLAELNRAMERYHLPAVDAVGEDVAAVDRAVVESYGDVARPLQDLGPDAVAVVEPTRVRVVDGDRYRKGCAVAAGGPREGQLEEHVGDVMDLVDPVTTVDLPALSGEERSDPETVARAYGAAYDELLAAAGW
- a CDS encoding DUF5827 family protein; the protein is MPVPRSAVDDVRPLSFREPEEVLDEDKLYTVYEVARLLQGLEPDADLDRATEDVLLDWAIPWMVVNREALVFAEPEADDEPGRYGLA
- a CDS encoding two-component system sensor histidine kinase NtrB codes for the protein MGDGSPDLREAVVDAVGDPLVVVDDGLVLDANGAFREWFGTEEPTGEALAAVLGEQPALCEQIEAGQEGVVEAETAAGSRRLEVSLSPVRDGGERVGRLAHLRDETDRERRCDRLERENARLDRFASVISHDLRNPLDVALGRTNALRERVDDPDIAEELAEIRDAHDRMRRIITDVLSLAREGEEIDSTEPVSVGTLAEEAWSTVATGDATVATEVDRVVSADRDRLAQVFENLFRNAVQHAGPEVAVTVGSLEDGFYVADDGPGIPHEDRERVLEPGYTASGSGTGLGLAIVRKVVDAHGWDLAVTESAAGGARFKVSGVDPERD
- a CDS encoding VOC family protein; this encodes MDATTIHVCLNVSDADRLADWYVENLGFERSWEFTTADGTGRNVYVADGDGFELQLSDTEGESEFEQGTAWDHVAVGVEDVDAAFEAIDHHGVVKEPGDQPEAGARTAFVEDPDGHVVELVEPLEE